A single genomic interval of Agromyces cerinus harbors:
- a CDS encoding DUF4383 domain-containing protein — protein sequence MRNSPNRIVATVFGAVYLLVGVLGFAVTGGVGFFATEGGLLLGVFAVNPLHNVAHLLIGAALLIGGIVSAAAAKAVNATVGAAYLLLGIVGFFLAGTAANILALNTADHFLHLASAIVLLGVALGFERAGRVATA from the coding sequence ATGCGAAACTCCCCGAACCGCATCGTCGCGACCGTCTTCGGTGCGGTCTACCTGCTCGTCGGAGTGCTCGGATTCGCCGTCACCGGCGGCGTCGGGTTCTTCGCGACCGAAGGAGGTCTGCTCCTCGGCGTGTTCGCGGTGAACCCGCTCCACAACGTGGCCCACCTGCTGATCGGCGCCGCACTGCTCATCGGCGGCATCGTCTCGGCGGCCGCGGCGAAGGCCGTCAACGCGACGGTCGGCGCCGCCTACCTGCTGCTCGGCATCGTGGGGTTCTTCCTCGCGGGCACCGCGGCGAACATCCTCGCGCTGAACACGGCCGACCACTTCCTGCACCTCGCGAGCGCGATCGTGCTGCTGGGGGTCGCGCTCGGGTTCGAGCGAGCCGGACGCGTGGCGACGGCGTAG